The following is a genomic window from Pseudomonadales bacterium.
ACGCACGCGTTCGGCCACCCGCTGATAGTCGAGCGCGTCTGCTATCGCGTCGGACCGTGCTGCCCGCGCGCAATCCCAGGCCATCTCCAGATCGATCACGAGTTCCTGGCGCACGTGCCGCTCCCAGGCGTGAATCCCGATCACCGTCTCGACGCGTAGTCCGTGGATATAAACGATATCGCTCATCTGGCCCCACCACTGTCCTGCTCAGCACACCGGCTCGAGGGTTTGCATCGGCCAGCGCGCCAGTGCGCGGACTGCCAGATCGTCGTGTTGACCCGCAAGCAAACGCTGGCAGCCGGCAAACGCGACCATCGCACCATTGTCGGTGCAGAATTCCGCGCGTGGATAGAAGACCTCCCAGCCGTGATTCACTGCCTCGGTGCGCAGCCGTTCACGCAACTCGCGGTTGGCGCTCACGCCACCGGCCAGCACCAGCTGGTGCAGCCCGGTCGACTCCAGCGCCCGCCGGCACTTGATTGCCAGGGTGTCCACCACCGCCTGCTGGAACGATGCCGCCATGTCGGCGCGATCGCGCTGCGTCACAACTCCCGCCGCTGTCTGCAACTCACGCAGTGCGGTCGCAACCGCCGTCTTCAGCCCACTGAAGCTGAAGTCGAGGCCGGGGCGGGTGGTCATCGGTCGCGGAAACGCAAAGCGTACCGATGAACCATTCCTCGCCAGTTCGGCCAGGCGTGGGCCACCCGGATAATCGATCCCCAGCATCTTTGCGACCTTATCAAAGGCCTCGCCGGCCGCATCATCCACCGATTCGCCGAGTATCCGGTAAGCACCAATCTGCTCGACGAGAACCAGTTGGGTATGACCACCGGACACCAGCAGCGCCACGAACGGGAACGCCGGTCGCTGTTCCTCGAGCATCGGTGCCAACAGATGTGCCTCCATGTGATGTACCCCGATCGCCGGAACACCCCATGCGAAGGCCAACGCGCGCGCGATGCAGCCGCCGACGAGCAATGCACCGAGCAGACCCGGGCCAGCCGTGTAGGCGACCGCATCGATTTGCCGGGGATCGCACGTTGCGGCATGCAGCACGCGCTGCACGAGTGGCAGCGTGCGACGCACATGGTCTCGCGAAGCAAGTTCCGGCACCACTCCGCCATACTCGGCGTGCAGCGCGACCTGGCTGTGCAGTACGTGCGCGAGCAGGCCACGCTCCGAGTCGAAGACGGCGACGCCGGTTTCATCGCAGGACGTTTCGATGCCTAGAACACGCATGAAGGCGATGATACGCGCCAGCGCCCCGTGACGCGCGCCCCCGGCAATAATGCCCACCCACCGCGTTTTGCAATCTGCTTGCGATGCCTTTAGAATTCGGCGCCCCGCACGCCGCTTTGGCAGCGTGTGGAAGCACAGCGAACTCCGAACAACCGTCCGATAGGTATCGAATGCCGTCCATCAAGCTCAAAGACAATGAACCATTCGACGTGGCTCTGCGTCGTTTCAAGCGCTCCTGCGAAAAGGCCGGCGTGCTCGCCGAAGTGCGTCGCCGCGAGTTCTACGAGAAGCCGACCTGGATCCGCAAGCGCAAGGCTGCCGCTGCCGTGAAGCGCCACCTGAAGAAGGTGAGTCGCGAGGCACGCCGCCAGCAGCGTCTGTACTGATCCCGCTGCTCTTGCGGGTGAGAGCGTTCAATGAGTGACGACACGTTGCTGAAAACGCGTATCACCGAGGCAATGAAAGCCGCGATGCGGGCGCAAGAGAAAGCGCGCCTCGGGGCGATTCGCCTGATCCAGGCTGAAATCAAACGCGTCGAAGTCGACGAACGGATCGAAGTCGATGATGCACGCGTGCTCACGATCCTCGACCGCATGGTCAAGCAGAGGCGCGACTCCATCCAGCAGTTTCGTGCTGCCAACCGTGAGGATCTGGTCGAGATCGAGGCCGGAGAACTCGCCGTGATCCAGGATTTCATGCCGCAGCCGCTCGACGCTGCCGAACTCGAGGCACTGATCGACGCCGCCGTGCGTGACAGCAGCGCAGCGTCAATGAAGGACATGGGGCGTGTCATGGCGATCCTGAAGCCAAAAGTCCAAGGCCGCGCCGACATGGGGCTGGTCAGCCAACGCATCAAGGCACGGCTCGGCTGAGCTCCGACCACCAGCGGGGCAGGCGACACGACGGTCGTTGCGCTACGATGAGCGTTCACCGTCCTCGCGAGCGCCGATGTCAGGAAGAATCCCTCAGCCATTCATCGACGATCTGCTCGAGCGGGTGGATATCGTCGATGTGATCGACGCACGTATCGGTCTGCGCAAATCGGGCAGAAACTACTCTGCCCTCTGTCCGTTCCACAGTGAAAAATCCCCGTCGTTCAGCGTCAACCCGGAACGCCAGTTCTACTATTGCTTTGGGTGCGGTGCTGGCGGCAACGCCATCGGGTTCCTGATGGAGTACGAGCGGCTCGACTTCCCTGCTGCGGTCGAAAAGCTTGCTGCACTCGCCGGAGTCGAAGTGCCGCACGAGGGTATGACCGCGCGCCCATCCACGCGCCAGATGGAGCTCGCGGCATGCATCGACGCCGCGGCAAAGTGGTTCTGCAAGCAACTGGCGGTGCATCCGCAGGCGACTGAAGCCAGGCAGTACCTCACGAAGCGCGGCCTCGGCGCCGAAACGATCACACGCTTCAGTATTGGATTCGCCCCGCCGGGCTGGGAAAACCTGCTCGGCGCGCTGGGTGCATCCGAGCCCGACCGCAAGCTGTTACTGGAAGCGGGCCTGCTGGTGACCCGCAACGACGGCAGCCCCTACGATCGCTTCCGCCACCGGATCATGTTTCCGATCCGCGACAACCGTGGACGCACGGTTGCGTTCGGCGGACGCGTACTCGATGACGAAAAGCCGAAATACCTGAACTCACCCGAAACGGCTCTGTTTCACAAGGGCCAGGAGCTCTACGGCCTGTTCGAGGCACGGCAGGCCGTGCGTCAACTCGACAGCGTGCTCGTCGTCGAGGGGTACATGGACGTGGTGATGCTGGCGCAACACGGCATCGGTAACGTCAGCGGCACGCTGGGCACCGCGCTGACGTCCGCGCACCTGCAGCGCCTCTACCGCTACACGCCACGGGTGGTGTTCTGCT
Proteins encoded in this region:
- the rpsU gene encoding 30S ribosomal protein S21, producing MPSIKLKDNEPFDVALRRFKRSCEKAGVLAEVRRREFYEKPTWIRKRKAAAAVKRHLKKVSREARRQQRLY
- a CDS encoding DNA primase; the encoded protein is MSGRIPQPFIDDLLERVDIVDVIDARIGLRKSGRNYSALCPFHSEKSPSFSVNPERQFYYCFGCGAGGNAIGFLMEYERLDFPAAVEKLAALAGVEVPHEGMTARPSTRQMELAACIDAAAKWFCKQLAVHPQATEARQYLTKRGLGAETITRFSIGFAPPGWENLLGALGASEPDRKLLLEAGLLVTRNDGSPYDRFRHRIMFPIRDNRGRTVAFGGRVLDDEKPKYLNSPETALFHKGQELYGLFEARQAVRQLDSVLVVEGYMDVVMLAQHGIGNVSGTLGTALTSAHLQRLYRYTPRVVFCFDGDDAGRRAAARALDAALAFMQDGRQAAFLFLPEGEDPDSLVRRVGGEAFRDLVAAATPLSEFLFEHHANGIDLATMDGRAALSKAVLPCIERIPGTVFRELMRNALAQCIGVTTEQLPRAAGTAESSTPVPGELPPPRIAPARQRTMPHQSARQQVPGLARNAIRLLLQNPALIIHVPDDERLAALEEADLPLLRQLAARLRVSPQPTLGVVLGYWYDTPEGELLARLAADNLVPGADIEREFCDLMAHLQQRGTRRDATQRLRELERIPFGQLSPIQKSQYLELLKATKK
- the tsaD gene encoding tRNA (adenosine(37)-N6)-threonylcarbamoyltransferase complex transferase subunit TsaD, which codes for MRVLGIETSCDETGVAVFDSERGLLAHVLHSQVALHAEYGGVVPELASRDHVRRTLPLVQRVLHAATCDPRQIDAVAYTAGPGLLGALLVGGCIARALAFAWGVPAIGVHHMEAHLLAPMLEEQRPAFPFVALLVSGGHTQLVLVEQIGAYRILGESVDDAAGEAFDKVAKMLGIDYPGGPRLAELARNGSSVRFAFPRPMTTRPGLDFSFSGLKTAVATALRELQTAAGVVTQRDRADMAASFQQAVVDTLAIKCRRALESTGLHQLVLAGGVSANRELRERLRTEAVNHGWEVFYPRAEFCTDNGAMVAFAGCQRLLAGQHDDLAVRALARWPMQTLEPVC
- a CDS encoding GatB/YqeY domain-containing protein, translating into MSDDTLLKTRITEAMKAAMRAQEKARLGAIRLIQAEIKRVEVDERIEVDDARVLTILDRMVKQRRDSIQQFRAANREDLVEIEAGELAVIQDFMPQPLDAAELEALIDAAVRDSSAASMKDMGRVMAILKPKVQGRADMGLVSQRIKARLG